GATCCTCGCGAGCTCGCGCAGCAGCGCCCGACCCGCCCCGTTCCCGCGCTCCTCGGGAAAGACGAAGAGGTCCTCGAGGTAGAGCGTCGGGCGGGCGAGGAACGTCGAGTACGTGAAGAAGTAGAGGGCGAAGCCGATCGGCGCGCGCCCGCGCCGGCAGATGAGCGTCTCGAAGTAGCGGCGGCGGCCGAAGCCGTGCCGGCGGATCCGCGCGGCGGTGGCCTCCACCTGGGGGAGGAGGCGCTCGTACGCGGCGAGGCCGCGGATGAGCCGGAGGATCGTGGGCGCGTCGCGCCGGCCGGCGCGCGCGATGCGGAGCGCCCCGGCCGGAATCGCTACGCTCCCGCCACGCCCAGGAGCATCTCGGTGTAGCAGCGCGCGCCCTCGCGGATGTTCTCGAGCGAGAGCCGCTCGTCGTTGCCGTGGACGCGCTGCCACTCGCCCTCGTCCAGCACGAAGGGGCTCCAGCCGTAGCCGTGCAGGCCGCAGCGCCGGAAGACCCAGTTGTCGGTAAAGCCGACGAGGACCTCGGGCGCCACGACGACGCCGGGCGCGCGCCGCTCGAGCGCGTCGGCGAGCGCCTTGTAGAGCTCGGTGTCGGGCGGCGAGAGGTTCGGCGCCTTCGGCTCGCCCGTGACCGTGACCTCGACCTGGTCGTCGCCGATCACGCGCCGCACCCAGGCCACCACCTCGTCGGGATCATCGCCCGCGAGCATCCGGCAGTCCACGCCGGCCGACGCCTCGGGCGGGATCACGTTCCGCTTCTCGCTGCCGTGGAGCATCGTCACGGCGAACGTCGTGCGCACCATCGCCGCGTGGTGGCGGTTCGCGAGGAGGCGCGCGCGGAAGGCCGGATCCTGGAGCGAGCGCTCGAC
This is a stretch of genomic DNA from Candidatus Methylomirabilota bacterium. It encodes these proteins:
- a CDS encoding GNAT family N-acetyltransferase, giving the protein MEATAARIRRHGFGRRRYFETLICRRGRAPIGFALYFFTYSTFLARPTLYLEDLFVFPEERGNGAGRALLRELARIAARRGCGRMEWAVLDWNTPSIRFYRKLGAKLRKEWILTRLTGAPLRALAARGGARRRRGGARRAR